Part of the Acidimicrobiia bacterium genome, ATTTGTCAACTCACTTGAACCATTTTTCCCCTTTTTTGTCAAATTTCCCCTCAGATGGCGCGAAAGACGCATCTGATCGGAACTCCCCTCCACCTCAACTCCGCCGTTCGGACGATCTGTCAAGAGTCAATTCGACTGACCTGGACCGCCCGAAGGTCAAGTTGTCCGATGCCAGGCACCAAATATCACGCATGTAATTACACGCTTTGTATTCATAACACCCGAAGAAACCTCTTAAGAGACACTGAATACCGCCCGAAAACTTTGACAACAACAGGAAACCTTTTGTCACGCAACGTAGGAGATGCCGACAATGGTTAGGAAGCTCGTATTGCTCGCTGTGGCCTTGTCCACAGTGCTGGCGGCGATACCGGTGTTGGCGGCCACCCGTCCCACCGGCATCGCAACAGCCAGTTATCAAGACTCCCGATCGGAGTCATCATCAAGCGTCGTCGGCCTTCCGGGTGTCCTCGGCGCGCAAAGTGTTTCAGCCGTTTCGGGACAGCTAGCTCCGGGACAGCGATACTCGGGGGACGGATTTGCCCTCGAGGTCCAGAACATCGACATCTCGACATCCCTGGTTCGTGAGGGTTATCTCGAAATACGGATCGGGGTTGCCTATCAGAACAATGGTTTGAGCCCGATCCCCTATTCGGCTACGGCCTTTGCCGGCGAATACGGCTACCCGGAGCTACAGATGATCGACGATGAAGGCGTTGTCTACCCGTTGGACCGCACTATCGCCGACCATGCCGTAGCCGGGTCTGATCTACCATCGATCCCGGTAGGTATTCCCGCTCACTGGACCGTGGGATATCAGGTACCTGAGACCCAGGCTTCTGATCTGGCGATCGAGTTGGTCCAGGACGGATCAGTCGTTGCCACCTGGGACCTTGATGCCGATTCGGTTTCTCTCCAGGGATGGGCGGCACCCGAAGGAGCCACCATCGTTGGCGTTGCCGAAGACATCGCCTGGTCCGACGGACTCGTGGTCGACTTTCATACAACCTACGGGGACGCCTGCGGCGATCCGTACTCAGTCGTGAGCGCCGGCAACGCCAAGGTGATTGGAACCGTCACCTCGAGCGCTGTCACCGATACGTTATTCCCGAATGTTCTGTACCCCACTATTCCGTTCTACGCGATCTGGAAAGATGGAAGCTCCGCCCACTATCAGAACATCCTGGATGCCGATTATCTCTATCTTGACCTCGCCGACGTGATCACTGGCGATGCATCCAAGTTCCAGCCGGGTATCGAAACCAACAACACGATACTTGATGCGACCGTGAACAACCTCGAGTCGAGCGAAAAGGTGATCATGCCCCCCGGCAGCGAACACATCTTTGACCTTGAATTCGGACTCCCCCGCGATAGCCGGCTCGTCGACCCACAAGCCAACCCGGTGGCGATGTACACCATCACCCCGGATGGCACCACATACTGGGTCGACCTCTCGGGTGCCGCGGACCTCGACGCCGAGTTCCTATTTGGCGACAGCTTCGACTTCAACAAGATCGGCAGTGCTCAACGACAGCTGCTCGAAGATCTCACAGAAGCGTTCGCCTGCACCGAATCGGTACCGGTCCGATATCTCGGAACCCTCGACGGTCTGGCCGACTATCGAGTGGTAACCGGCATCAAATTCCCGGCTGAGGCAACGTTGGACGTGACCGGCACAGACGCCACCACCACGCTCCCCTAACCTCCACCGCCGAGACGTCCTGGCGGCCTTTCAGGCCGACTCGGCGAGCAAATACGAGCTCCAGAGCGGGTCCATGCGTGGGCCCGCTCTGGCATATACCCACCCGTAGGTGTGTGGAGCAGATGGTCTCTTGGTGAGGAGAAATCCGGTTTCCTCGAGGAATCGGGATCCCTTGCGCAAGTTGCATCGCCGACAGGCGGCTACCACGTTCTCCCAGACGTGTTGTCCGCCTCGCGATCGCGGAACGACGTGATCGATCGATTCAGCCGGGCCGTCACAGTATTGGCAGCGATGCCCATCTCGTGCGAAAACGGCGTTGCGGGTCAGTGGCACGGTTCGACCGTATGGGACGCGCACAAACTTGTTCAACCGGATAACCGAAGGGACCGCCAGCTGAACCCGTTCCGCCCGCCAGATCAGGTCGGTCGCCTCGAGCATCTGGGCCTTGTCGTTGAGGACCAGCACGGCGGCGCGTCGCGTGCTCACCACCGAAAGTGGCTCGTAGGAAGCGTTCAACACCAGCACACGCGCCACGGTGGACCCCCATGAGAGTTCTCGAAATATACCATCGGAACCGCGATCGGCCAGACGATTGTCGAAGGTCCTTGACATTGACCCTCAACGACCCAACAATTGCGCCACGATGCACGTAGTTGGATATGTTCGCGAACGACCCGGATCAGATTCAACCGATACGGCCTTCATGCAAGCTGAACGAGTGCGCCTCTGGGTGGCTCGAAACGGTTACGACCTCATCTCCATCTGCCAGGACGGGGCTCAATCCGGCGAGCGGGAGGGCTTCGGTGCGGTGCTCGGGATCATCTCGTCGGGACAGGCAGAACTGGTCGTCGTGCCGACGCTTGAAGCGCTCTCACCAGACAAGGTAACTCAGGAGGTGATGCTCTTTGAGCTGAGAGCCACCGGAATCTCGGTTGCTTCCACCGAAGAAGGCGACCTTATGGCGCTTTCGGTGCCTCCCGGCGACCCGGCGAGAATGTTCATCCGCGATGTCCTTGAGAAAGCGGCGGCGTTCCGACAAGGCAGGACCGCTACAGTCTCTGACGTGTCAGTGTTGGGGGAAGCGTCATCGAGCCCTCAACCAGACGTCATAATCGAGTTTGTCGATTCGCTGCCAACCACCGAACCGGATCCGGATCGGGCCTTGGCCTAACCCGGAGCCGGCCGGCACCGTCACGCGCCCAACTCCGCACGAGGTTCAGAAGGATGGCAAATACCGAAGAGCTGCCATCGCGGCGAACCCGAACGCATGAAACTCAGTACCGCGCACAAGGGCCGAACCGACCCCGAGTTGGCCGGCCGACTCCAAAACAACCGTGATCATGGCCTTTTCCGACGCCGATCCTTGATCGACCGATCGGCGATCGACCGAGACGATGGTTGGCCGGATACCGGACCGCCCCGACGCTTCATTGAGTGCGTCGAGAATCGCCTCCCGGATCGATACCGGGTCAGGGTTGGAACGACGAACTGAACGCCGATGCGGCCCAACCCTTACTGCGACGTCGCAATAGGTAGGACCCTCGGAAACCGCCACAGCAAGGTCGACAGGATCGGATTCGGGATTCTGACCTTGCAGGCCGGTTCGCTTCGTTTGGTTGACCGGTGGTCTGGCGGAGACAGACTGAGGGGCCGGTTCCATCTCGTCCGGTTCAGGACCAGAGTTTATCGTAATCGCGTCCACTTCTGACTGATCTTCTGCCGGTTGGTCGGTGACCATCGGGACGATGGGAGAGAGAGATCCTCGATCGCCCTCATCGACAACCACGGTCAGTCCGCGGCTCGTAAAGAGTTCCTTGATGGCCCTGGCGACGAGGGACCGATCGGCGTCAGCTGCCAACACGACCCGGACTCCGGTGGGACCATTCTCAGAAAGTCTGACATGCGCCTGCTCAATTCCGGACAAACCGAGTAGTGACTCTTCGAGCGGTTTCATCCGCTCAGCTTCCGTTGCCGACCGCGCCAGGCAAGAAAGTCGACGACATCACGGGCGGGAATCGGAGTATGCGAATTCCCATAGACAGTGGCGGTCCGCCACGACAGGTACTCGTTCGAGAAGGCGCCCGAGCTCGCCCGCATACTCATCATCGCTCGCAAACCCTCCCACCATACAGATGGGTGCCGAAGCACCGCCACCGCCATCCTAAACATCTGGAACCTTCCTGCGCCCGCCGACGATGATAACCCCTAGGAGCCTTACAAATTACTGTCTGATAGTCTGACGGTCCGTGAGAAAAGGGAGCAAAACCGGTGCAGGTCGGGATACCAGAACCGCAGGAGTTGGCGAAGTTTGCCGATCGACACAAGGCGATCGCGACAAACGTGGCACGGGTGATTCAGGGCAAACGTGAAGTAATCGACCTACTCATCGCCTGCCTGCTCGCCGAAGGCCACGTACTTATCGAAGATGTCCCCGGCGTTGGCAAGACTCAACTCGCGAAATCTCTGGCTCGATCCATCGAGAGCACCTTTCAGCGGATCCAATTCACGCCCGATCTGCTTCCTTCCGATATCACGGGGGTCAGCGTCTGGAATCGGCAGATCAGCGAGTTCGAATTCAAGGGCGGCGCGATTTTCGCCAATGTCGTGGTTGGTGACGAAATCAACCGGGCATCACCAAAAACCCAATCGGCCCTCCTC contains:
- a CDS encoding recombinase family protein, with translation MHVVGYVRERPGSDSTDTAFMQAERVRLWVARNGYDLISICQDGAQSGEREGFGAVLGIISSGQAELVVVPTLEALSPDKVTQEVMLFELRATGISVASTEEGDLMALSVPPGDPARMFIRDVLEKAAAFRQGRTATVSDVSVLGEASSSPQPDVIIEFVDSLPTTEPDPDRALA
- a CDS encoding HNH endonuclease; this translates as MARVLVLNASYEPLSVVSTRRAAVLVLNDKAQMLEATDLIWRAERVQLAVPSVIRLNKFVRVPYGRTVPLTRNAVFARDGHRCQYCDGPAESIDHVVPRSRGGQHVWENVVAACRRCNLRKGSRFLEETGFLLTKRPSAPHTYGWVYARAGPRMDPLWSSYLLAESA